Below is a window of Haloterrigena alkaliphila DNA.
GTTCGTACAGGAGCCGACGATGACCTGCTCGACGGATTCGCCTTCGACCTCGCTGACGGGAACGACCTTGTCCGGCATCGAGGGCTGTGCGATCAGCGGCTCGAGGTCGGAGAGGTCGACGACGATCTCGTCGTCGTACTCGGCGTCGTCGTCGGGCTGGAGTTCCTCGTACTCCTCGCCGCGGTTGAGACGCTCGAGGTAGTCCTTGGTCTGGTGGTCGGTCGGGAAGATCGACGAGGTTGCGCCCAGTTCCGTGCCCATGTTGGTGATGGTCATCCGTTCGGGCGCGGTCAGCGACTCGACGCCGGGGCCGGTGTACTCGAGGATCTTGCCGACGCCGCCCTTGACGGTCAGGCGACGGAGCAGCTCCAAGATGACGTCTTTCGCGGTGGCCCACTCGGGGAGTTCGCCCTCGAGGCGGACGTTGACGATCTCGGGCATCTCGATGTAGTACGGTGCGCCGCCCATGGCGACGGTGACGTCGATCCCGCCGGAGCCGATGGCGAGTTCGCCGATGCCACCGGGCGTCGGGGTGTGGCTGTCGGAACCGAGCAGCGTCTTTCCGGGCGCTGCGAAGTTCTCGCGGTGGACGTTGTGGCAGATACCGTTACCGGGTCGGGAAAAGTGAGCGCCGTATTTACCGGCCGCAGAGCGGAGGAAACGGTGGTCGTCGGTGTTCTTAAAGTCGAACTGGTAGGTCTGGTGGTCGCAGTACTGGGCCGCGATCTCGGTCTGGACCTCGTCCAGTCCCATCGCTTCGAACTGGAGCCAGACCATGGTCCCGGTCGTGTCCTGCGTGAGTACCTGGTCGATCTCGATCCCGATCTCCTCGCCGGTCTCGAGTTCGCCCTCGACGAGGTGGTCGTCGAGAATCTTCTCGGTGAGAGTTTGTCCCATAGCACTCAAAACTCGGCTTTCCGGCGTGATAAATCCAGCGTGTTTCTACGAGAGGAGACGGCCCCAACGCCTCGAATTCGGAAGATTTTCTGGTAATTCTTGCCGCTCGAATGGACGGGCGGAAACCCGGTACGTTCGATCGGTTCGATTCGACCCCGCCAACGGACGGTTCGGCCTCACCGACGGCCGGGTCTGCCACGCGTTCCCGTCACCAACGACTCGAGAACGGATACGCTTTTCTCCGTTCCCTGACCTTCTCCGGACATGTTCCGCTCCGGCACGTTCGTCGCCGAGCACGTCTCGCCGACGACGGACGACCAGATCCAGCCCAACGGCGTCGACCTCACCCTGGACCTCGTCTTCGAACAACTCGAGCCGGGCCGCATCGGCCGGGACGGCAAACAGGTCGGCGACCGCGTCGCCCGCCCGCTCGAGGAACTCGAGCAGAAGGATCCCGACACCTACTACCTGCCCGAGGGGGCCTACGTGGCCCGGTACGACGAGCGCATTCGCATTCCGGAGGGCCACATCGGTT
It encodes the following:
- a CDS encoding deoxyuridine 5'-triphosphate nucleotidohydrolase — protein: MFRSGTFVAEHVSPTTDDQIQPNGVDLTLDLVFEQLEPGRIGRDGKQVGDRVARPLEELEQKDPDTYYLPEGAYVARYDERIRIPEGHIGFVYPRSSLMRNSCMLNTAVWDAGYEGRGEGLLQVHHDIEIERGARIAQLVLAEADHEDVYDGSYQRENL